From the genome of Tissierellales bacterium:
AATCTACTAAATTTCGACTATAATTAATAAAGGAGTGCTCAATATGGCTAAAACTCCAACACTTTTTATTATATATTACTCATAGTACTATGTCGAATAGTATGTATTAATTTCAGGAGGTTTTTATGAAAAGTTCTAAAAAAATTATTTTATTTTCATCTGCTTTTTTTATAAGTTTAACGTTTTTGATGCTTATATCAAATATTTTTAGGTTTATAAATCCAGTACTAAATCCAATAACTGTTTGGGCTATATATAGTTTTACTTTCTTTTTCTTTATATGGTGCTACTCATTTTTGAGACACAACACTTTAAAAAGGTCATTAGCTGGTAAAACGGTCTACGCAACTGCTAATCTAAGTACTTTTACATTTCGAGAAAAATCTTGGCTATATTTATTTCCGATTTTGATATATTTTTTGCCATCAATGATGAACCGCTCTATCAAATACATTAGTCTTTCTATGATTGTTATGTTTGTTTTCACTATGGTGATTTTAGAGCTTTTTATTCGTCTTTCTCAAAATTCAATGAAAATTTATTTCACAAACGAGGGTATATTGATAAATGGCATAGATTTGAGATTGCCAGTCCCTAGAATATACGGCTCTGTTTTTCACAATGATTCAGGATTCCATGAGTATAGTGAATTTAAGGAATATTTTCCGCTTCCAAACCAAGTGGATATATACAGACCTTATGATTTAGGTGCTATCCATGTGTTAACTAGTGGTGACAGCGCAAAACAAATACAAGGTATTTTGTCAAAAAATAAATTAAAGATAAAAAAATTTAAGTAAATTTATATTTTAAGGAGATGTTTAGCATGTGTCCAACAAAGATAATGGCTCATAGAGGAGCTTCAGGCTATGCACCTGAAAATACATTAGAGGCTTTCAAACTAGCATATGAGCAGCAAGCTGACTGTATCGAATTAGATGTTCATGTTTGTAAATCAGGAGAATTAGTAGTCTGCCACGATGATACTGTAGATAGAACTACTGATGGTTCTGGTTTCATAAAAGATCTTACTCTAGACGAATTAAAGTCTCTAGACGCTAGTGCTAAATTTAATTCTGGATACAAAAATTGTAAAATTCCGACATTAGAAGAAGTGTTTGAGTGGATATCTCCTCTCAATCTCGAATTAAATATTGAACTTAAAAATGCTCCCATATTGTATGAAAATCTAGAGGAAAAATTAGTATCTATGATTCATAATTACAATTTGGAACAAAGGGTCATTCTTTCTTCATTCAATCACTATGGTTTAGCTAAGTGTAAATCATTAGATCCAAATATAAAAACTGGGCTTTTGTACATGGCTGGTCTATACGAGCCTTGGAACTATTGTACAGCTGCACATGCAAATGCAATTCACCCTATGTTTTTAGGAGTATTGCCTGAAATGATTACTGAATGCAA
Proteins encoded in this window:
- a CDS encoding glycerophosphodiester phosphodiesterase, translated to MCPTKIMAHRGASGYAPENTLEAFKLAYEQQADCIELDVHVCKSGELVVCHDDTVDRTTDGSGFIKDLTLDELKSLDASAKFNSGYKNCKIPTLEEVFEWISPLNLELNIELKNAPILYENLEEKLVSMIHNYNLEQRVILSSFNHYGLAKCKSLDPNIKTGLLYMAGLYEPWNYCTAAHANAIHPMFLGVLPEMITECKSKGIAINAWTVNDEPSMQKLISLNVDGLITNYPDKARKILTEISGN